GGACCGGTGGCACAGCTACCGCTGCCATGGCGACGAGGAGCAGGATCACAACTACCAAATGCTCCTTGAGCTTCACCAGTGCCCGCGACAGCCTTGACTTCACGGTTCCGGAAGGGACCTCGAGCTCCGTTGCCATTTCAGATTCGCTGAGACCCAGCTCGTATCGAAGGCGGATGACCCGTTGATCCATAGGACTCAGCGCTCCGATCGCCTGGTCCAATTCGTCGCGAGCTTCGACCGCAAGGAGCGGGTCTTCGACGGAAAGCTCCGGTGCGTCGGTCCGGCCCTGTTGAAATTTCAGGCGGCTTCCGGCCGCGTCCCGCCGAGCACTCGCGCGGATGCTTGAACGCGCCTCATTGGCAACAATTGTCCTGAGCCATGGACCGAAAGGAGAGCCGGCATCAAACCGGTCCATCGCCCGCCAGGCCTTCACGAAGGATTCCTGCACGATGTCCTCTGCGTCATCGACCGACCTCACAAATGACCGTGCGACACGGAGAGCGCTTGCGTGGTGAATCCTGAACAGACTCTCGAAAGCGTCCTTGCTCCCGGCGAGGGCTCTCTGGGTGAGGTGATCCTCTTCCCTATTCGCTCCCAGATCCACACTCAATTTATGCCGCTCCCCGTCAATCGGTTCCATTTCGGGTAAACAGGAACCGATGGGATCGTTCTGGCGTATACCGAGTGTGAAACACCTTTCAAATCACAATAGTGCTGACGATCAGGTCGCGAGCCAGCTGGAATCGCCATACGCGAGAACTACTAGACGCCTCATCTCGGGAGCAATGGCGATGACGATTTTGGTCGCGATGTTCGGGTGCGGGAACTCGACCAGCGTCGCTTCGGTCGACGCCCAGCAGGCGGTCCAATCGGGGGATGAGAGCCTTGGGGCACCGTGCAGTTCATTCCGGTCTGTCACGCGGGTTGCGGATCAGTTCACGAATGCTCTGGCTGAACCTGGTCTCCGGACGATTCGCCCACTTGTCAAAGGGCGTTTCGAATGGTTTTCGATAGGTGCTCCCCAGACGATCGTCCCGAGTCTCACCCGCGTCGATCACTTCACTGCTTTCTCACCAAAAAGATTTCTCCACTTCAAACGTCGAAACGGGGCGATTCCGGTGAAGCTCAATGCCGTGGGCCTGCTTGTCCAGCCGAAAAGCGACGATCGCAGATATTCGGACTTTGCTTACAGCGGCCGCGTAATCGGCCGGCCGAAACTTTCGGATGACCTATTCATGGGAGGCAAAGGGGCGATCAACTGCGACGGGACGGTGCGGGTTTGGAGCATGTTCATCGCAGAGCGATCCTCATACCCTCCGGGAAGGGTCTGCGGTCCCCGGAGCCATCGCAAAGTTCTTGGCAGAGTCAACCGAGTTGACTTCTGCCTTCAGTAGCTCGCTGAAACTAAAAGATCGTCAGCCATGTCCCGCGATGAAGGTAACGTTCCTGAATCTCTTCGAGTAGGTGGGTCCCTTTGGTCCTCGAGTTGTAACGATCAAATCGGCTCGAATCTTCGGATTGTTTCCCACCCAGCGTTCAGCACCCTCGGGGAGCTTCCCTTCCAAGGGCTTTTGGAGGGAGCCGATTCCCGCGTTTCGAATCGTTCCGGTCCAAAGCCGCTGGGCCCAACGAGGACCGTTGACAGCTTCGGCAGTTCTGAGTGTCGACAGGCGGCGGTCTTTCGGTGTCGAGTAAACATAGACCCACCCGGTCGAAGCCTTTGCTGACCACCTCAGGATCTCGGCGCTGACCCGTTCCTTCTTCTTCGCGGTCTGGACTTGCACCCAGATCCGGTCGCAAGCGAGCGTGTTCGGCGGGTTCCGGCAATCCAGGGCCATCAACGCGACCCGGACACGCCCCGGTCCGTGCGAACCCACGACCACAGGCGTGTCCTTGTCCAACGAGTTCGGCGGGGCAGCGACCTCACCCGAGTCATTCGACCCTTCGGAATTGTCACCGCAGCCGGCGACCAAGGCCAATCCAGCTATGACGCATGCGAGCAGCAGTTTCTTCCTCATGAAACTGATACGTGGCCCGGCGCCCTAGGGGTCCCTTGAGCAGCACCATCCGGCGACACGGGGAAACGCAGCGGCGCTCGTCGCCCCCGGACTGAACTGCTCGGCGATTCCGGTGAAGGCCTTAATTCGGGAGGGTTGGTCGCGGTTCAGGAAAATCCACTGATCCGCATTGGGCCATGCAACCATCAACCACTTGCCTCCCGGCGACCACGTGGGTTGAGCGAGTCGGCCAGGGGCCTTGAACAGGACCTTGCGCTTCGCCTTCGGTCCTGCGAGTACCAAGGTAGAGCGACGACCCGACTCGAGCACTGCGAAGTCGCTTTCGCTTCCGGGCGCAGCCGCAACGTCGACGATCGAAGAGCCCTCCGGTGGGTCGAGAGACCAGATCGACCGGCCCTTCGCATCGAGTAGTTGGGCACCGCGGGGAGACCAAACCACGAGGTCTCCAGCGTCAGTCCATTTGAGTCCTGTAATACGACCTCGGATGGCTCTGCTGAATTCAGTCGCTCCGGTGTCTGCACGTATTGCTGTCACACGGTCGGGGCTCGAAGCAAAAGCAAGCGTGTGAGCTGGCCCCGCCCGCCAGGCAGGCTGGACGGATGAAACATCCTCGGCCAGAGGGCGGTCGCCGGTGCCATCGCCCGCCACGACTCGAAGGTCGCTCCCTTCCAGGTAGGCGATTCGAAAACCGTCCGGCGAATTCCAGCTCGGCAGGGTCGGGCGGTCGGGCAAAGTGATTGCCCAACGAACGTCCCCTCCCGGTTCAAGCGCGACAAGCTGGTGATCATCTACAGCGGCAATGAACCGTCCGTGAGGCGACCAGGTCGGATCGACATAGTCACCTAGAAGACGCTGCGATCCATTGCCATCAACGGCCCAGCTTCCTTTGGGCGACTCGACCAGTAGCTGTCCTCCCGAAGGAAGCGAAGTCAACGCGGAACTCGGGCGAGGGGCAGTATCGGTGAGAGCATCTCCAACCCAATCCCTGACCGAGGCGCCGGCGGGGCTGATGACGAATACGCCCGCCACGAGGGCAATGAGAGCAGCAACGATTTGAGGACCGAGCCGGCGTGACGTCGAGCGACTGCCGGACCGAAGACCTTCGCGTTCTCGGCTTTCGTATGAAGCCTTCACCGCTAGCCAAGCTCTGTCTTCGGCCTGGTCAGCGTTTTCAATCGGCAGTTTCTTCAATTGCCTCTCGAGCTCTTCTTCGTTCATTCGTCCACCTCCTTCGCAGGAGCGTTGACGGACTCAGCGAGTCGATCGAGTGCCCGGCGCATTCGCGAGTTGATCGTCCCGCGGGGCTCTTCTAGCATTTGTGAGATCTCGCCGGGGGTGTAGTCGAATAGGTAGCGCAGCACGATCACGCCACGGTGCTCAGGGGTCAGATCGCCGAGAGCTGCGAGCAGCTGCTTCCTGGCGATCGGGTCGGGATCGCTGAATTCCACCGTTGCCTGCTTCGAATCATGGCTCACGTCGCCTACCTCGCGCCGGCTTTGGCGGGCGCGTGACCAATCGATAGAACGGTTGACAACGATGCGATGGAACCAGGGTCCGAAAGGGCGCTTCCGGTCAAACCGATCGAGCGACCGAATGGCCGCCATAAATGACTCCTGCGCGATGTCCTCAGCCGCGGCCCAATCCCTGACAACTAGATAGGCCGCTCGTTGTGCGCCGGGCCAGTAAGCACGAAAGAGCTGCTCCATCGCCACTTCGGAACCGTTCTTGGCCTCGTCTACCCACTGCCGCTCAGGCACGACTTGTTCGCGCTCGCCTTGGCGCTTCCCCCGAATCGCCATCCATTCGATTCCTTCCACCTCCCTAAGATCGCACCCTGGCGTCGCAAGTTCCACACGGGTAATACGGAGGAACCTTGCCCAGAGGTCCTTTGAACGCAGATTAAGCTGTCACGAAGGGACCTGCGGTCCACCCTGATCCGTAGCCGTTGTATGAACAAACGACTTCGACTTCTTGGTCTCTCTACATGCTGCGGCCTACTCGCGCTGACCGGATGTGGCGATTCGGAGACCGCTACAACCCCCTCTCCGACCCCTCCGGCGGGGAACCCAGCCCAACCTGGGGACCCATCCCAAAACTTTGCAGGAGATGCTCAGATCTCTAGTGGCAGCTCCGTTACGCTTCTTCGAATGCCGACGGGACAACTGCGGGCAAAGTGCTCCAAGGATCTCGCGACCATCTCGTTCAGGTCAACGCCGAGGTCCGCGTCCGCAGACATCGTTGTGGCTTCGAAGCAACACACCCTCGCCGGGCAGTTTCAGCC
This DNA window, taken from Thermoleophilia bacterium, encodes the following:
- a CDS encoding RNA polymerase sigma factor is translated as MEGIEWMAIRGKRQGEREQVVPERQWVDEAKNGSEVAMEQLFRAYWPGAQRAAYLVVRDWAAAEDIAQESFMAAIRSLDRFDRKRPFGPWFHRIVVNRSIDWSRARQSRREVGDVSHDSKQATVEFSDPDPIARKQLLAALGDLTPEHRGVIVLRYLFDYTPGEISQMLEEPRGTINSRMRRALDRLAESVNAPAKEVDE
- a CDS encoding RNA polymerase sigma factor; the protein is MEPIDGERHKLSVDLGANREEDHLTQRALAGSKDAFESLFRIHHASALRVARSFVRSVDDAEDIVQESFVKAWRAMDRFDAGSPFGPWLRTIVANEARSSIRASARRDAAGSRLKFQQGRTDAPELSVEDPLLAVEARDELDQAIGALSPMDQRVIRLRYELGLSESEMATELEVPSGTVKSRLSRALVKLKEHLVVVILLLVAMAAVAVPPVRAAIERAIGITGAEEVISVPRLPEHLSTRPFDWGPVVDPDEAGRLNPFGSDLPTFHGAQPELRLRRDLNRPLLTLIYGRDTATIVSGSGPLILAKLVPRGAEVRQVQIPGAAGLWIPGGLSHALVALDSHGNYVPGPKTRIDSGVLALVGPDGRDYRVQTKQGLKHALDLASTLYTRLEK